From a single Pseudorasbora parva isolate DD20220531a chromosome 17, ASM2467924v1, whole genome shotgun sequence genomic region:
- the cccdc110 gene encoding coiled-coil domain-containing protein 110, protein MDPDTKRTRRTVHKCKLDSIQDAQQGLDRPIPDKLGTHQPGAISSEMQSNDMLFSGWKKGQELPSAKAQHAAVDILENKFLKVRQSLLQNTTGNINQDFNEQTMESLHRILAGTDLLKEEATMSILGSKYDLPMGSNSKALHLPIGYVIRSNSTRSVECSSNPPKVILKEISKGREKSRADKSSSFKGKHLDFFEVVKEQLQQKDLENQHLVHLLLVKQQELKEISKQKERETQILTEKLKCAEHNNTEITTRFDHICENMKEELAEAKTNNKTSMKQLKALMEKYERLKARAITMKDQFNLELNEKRSCQKSLRKLQQVSQELLTKQKLLEEQRDVAGRDLALCRETLQMMDAEHKKNISINQRLEEEVLAMRSESANLRDHLRKAMEKNKELIQATRSKESDNEKNVKEFQEMTGKLNAELEKCRTEREKAHQQVETMKYESKLIHNKQKVEMLQLQEQQNACLQKSDGLRRECEALMEMVNKLKKDKQILTEKLETINKEKTVSQMASAKEGERLKEAIRLLEREREVLLAEMEDLRKDYLGLSDRITQKMGHMDAADPPMTITDIPTKQRNSHKISPIDDVIQDIRKKLEEEDNQQK, encoded by the exons ATGGACCCGGATACTAAACGGACTAGAAGGACTGTGCACAAGTGTAAACTTGACAGCATTCAAGACGCACAGCAGGGCTTAGACAGACCAATTCCTGACAAATTGGGCACTCATCAGCCAGGAGCCATCAGCAGTGAAATGCAATCAAATGACATGCTTTTTAGTGGGTGGAAGAAAGGACAAGAACTCCCAAGTGCTAAAGCGCAACATGCTGCAGTAGATATACTTGAGAACAAGTTCCTCAAAGTGCGACAGAGTTTACTCCAAAACACAACTGGAAATATCAATCAAGATTTTAATGAGCAGACAATGGAATCCCTGCACAGAATTCTAGCAGGAACAGATCTGCTTAAAGAAGAGGCTACGATGAGTATCCTCGGGTCAAAATATGATTTACCGATGGGCAGTAACTCTAAAGCCTTACACCTACCCATCGGTTATGTGATTAGATCTAATTCGACAAGATCTGTTGAATGTTCCTCAAACCCACCCAAAGTCATTTTGAAGGAAATATCTAAGGGCAGAGAAAAAAGCAGAGCTGACAAAAGCTCATCTTTCAAGGGCAAACATCTTGACTTCTTTGAAGTCGTGAAGGAACAACTGCAACAGAAGGACTTGGAGAACCAACATCTCGTCCATTTGTTGTTGGTCAAGCAACAAGAGCTGAAAGAGATATCAAAGCAAAAGGAGAGAGAAACCCAGATTCTTACTGAAAAGCTGAAATGTGCGGAGCACAACAACACAGAGATCACCACCAGGTTTGATCATATCTGTGAAAATATGAAGGAGGAACTAGCTGAAGCCAAAACTAACAACAAAACTTCGATGAAGCAGCTTAAAGCGCTGATGGAGAAATACGAGCGCCTCAAAGCGCGTGCCATTACGATGAAGGACCAGTTCAACCTGGAGCTCAATGAGAAAAGGAGCTGTCAGAAATCATTAAGGAAGCTTCAGCAGGTGTCTCAAGAGCTGCTAACAAAGCAGAAACTTCTAGAGGAGCAAAGAGATGTAGCAGGACGAGATCTCGCTTTGTGTAGAGAGACCTTGCAGATGATGGATGCTGAACACAAGAAGAACATCAGCATTAATCAGAGGCTTGAAGAGGAGGTGTTGGCCATGAGAAGTGAATCTGCGAACCTCAGAGATCATTTACGTAAAGCTATGGAGAAGAACAAAGAACTCATTCAGGCGACTCGCTCCAAAGAGTCCGACAATGAGAAGAACGTAAAGGAGTTTCAGGAGATGACCGGAAAACTGAACGCCGAGCTGGAGAAGTGCCGAACAGAAAGAGAAAAAGCGCATCAGCAGGTGGAGACCATGAAATATGAATCGAAATTGATTCACAACAAGCAGAAAGTAGAGATGCTTCAACTGCAGGAGCAGCAAAATGCCTGTCTGCAGAAGTCTGACGGTTTGAGAAGAGAGTGCGAGGCCTTGATGGAGATGGTCAATAAACTCAAGAAAGACAAACAAATCCTGACAGAGAAGCTGGAGACCATTAATAAAGAAAAGACGGTGTCGCAGATGGCAAGCGCCAAAGAGGGAGAACGACTCAAAGAGGCCATTCGTTTGctggagcgagagagagaggtgcTGTTAGCAGAGATGGAAGACTTGCGTAAGGATTACCTCGGCCTCAGCGACAGGATCACGCAGAAAATGGGCCACATGGACGCAGCTGATCCTCCCATGACCATTACTGACATCCCTACAAAACAAAGAAACTCACACAAGATCTCACCTATTGATGATG TGATTCAGGACATAAGAAAAAAACTTGAAGAGGAGGACAATCAGCAAAAATAA